The following nucleotide sequence is from Echeneis naucrates chromosome 17, fEcheNa1.1, whole genome shotgun sequence.
CTGTGGTGCTGGGAACCGCGTCAGCAGGTGCTTCACTCCTACATCATTTCCCCAGatgtctctctttgtttcccaAATTCTGGACATTGCATTCAGCTCTttctttcagtattttctgCGTTGTCACTGTTAAAatggtttttctgtcttctttgcTTCCACCCTGTCTCACTCCTGCAGACCACACTGCGATGCTGTGGAGTATCGAAACTGGAAAGTGCCTCCTGAAATATTTGGGCCATCAAGGATCAGGTAAAGTCTGCAGCACTTTACCTGGAAGTGTTTGCCAAATTCATTAACACGTTTCATTACTCAAAATGGTGAATCCAAGTTTTGTGAGTGATGCGatacatctgtctctctgtgtccgCAGTCAACTCCATCAAGTTCCACCCCACTGAGCAGATGGCTCTCACAGGTGAGACAACAGCAGTTTTCTGCAGCCGGAGAAGTGTCATCATATCAGCTCAGACAAATTTAGACTTATGGAGTTgtgctctttctcctcctcagcctctggAGACCAGACTGCTCACATCTGGAGATACATGGTGCAGCTGCCGACTCCACAGCCTGTTGCTGATATGAGTGTTAGTATCAGCAGTCGGTTTGTGTAACTGTGAATCTGGCCGTTTGTTTCTGTAGCCTCATTCTGTTGTGTGTTCGTCGTCAACCTCCATGACAGCAGCAGACGCCCTGTGAAGACGACGTGGACTTCTCAGACAAAGATGAAGCAGACGGCGAAGTCGAGGGTCCGAACGACTGTCCCTCTGTCCGCGTGGCCACCACGACTCTGCGCAGCCACCAGGGCGTGGTGATCGCTGCAGATTGGCTGGTGGGGGGGAAACAGGTGGTGACGGCCTCCTGGGATCGAGCTGCCAACCTGTACGACGTGGAGACATCAGAGCTGGTCCACTCACTTACAGGTAGGCTGAAATGGTGGTCAAAGTGGAATCCAGCACCCTgctgtggaagaggaggagatgacgatgacgatgtgtgttttcagggcaCGACCAGGAGCTGACTCACTGCTGCACACACCCTACACAACGTCTAGTGGTCACCTCGTCCAGAGACACCACCTTCAGGCTCTGGGACTTCAgagatccatccatccactcaGTCAACGTGTTCCAGGGACACACTGAGtcagtctgacacacacacacacacacttcttctgCTGTTCATGTCTGTTACATCCAGCATGAGAAATAGAAACGTCTGTACAGAAATATTGATCGatagcaaataaaaataaaaaatagaatttCACCTTTTGCTGTTTAGTCtttgactgaatattttttgtaaataaagtcTATTGGCAGCATCTTATTTCAGCCTCTTCTCTTGTCCCTTGCAGCACAGTGACGTCAGCTGTGTTCACGGTGGGAGACAACGTGGTGTCGGGGAGTGACGATCGGACCGTCAAAGTGTGGGACCTGAAGAACATGAGGTCTCCCATAGCAACCATCCGCACAGACTCCGCCGTCAACAGGTCTGTGAGCTGCAGAACCCGTGCATAAATGAGTGACAGGCGCTGATATCACAAGTGAACAGACCTGTGCAGTTCAGTGTTTATGATTTCACAGAGTTAATTAACCTGCGTAGGTGTTGATAAGAAACGCgattcaaagaaaaacaacttcattgCGCTTTAACGCCTCAGCACTGGTGTCGGATGTTTGTGATCACAGTAGAAATATTGAATTTGGCTGGAGAAAGTGCTGAACAAACGTTaaaacatttgtctgtgtgggGCGTTGTGGTAGAAGTCGTCCTCGTaatctcacttcctgttttggcTGTGTTCAGGatcagtgtgtcagtgagcCAGAGAATCATCGCTCTTCCTCACGACAATCGGCAGGTCCGTCTGTTCGACATGTCCGGGGTCCGACTGGCTCGACTCCCACGAAGCAACAGACAGGTCGGTTCTCTGCGGGGGGGCGCTCTGACTGAGCCTTCACAGTTTCCATACTCATACTTTTCGTTTGCTGTGAACTAGTGAACTAGTGAACACTATCTAACCTCTTACCAGGATGACTTTTATATGGCACAGAAAACTTTCAACTGAACATCTTCATCTTCTGGAGTTTCCTGTTGGGTTTTTTCTGTGCGACTTCAGCAGGGAGGATAGATTTAAAATTTTGTGTTGGCAGTAAAACACGCAGAGTGAAGGGACCAGGATCAAACCGCCAAACTTCCAATTAGTGAATGTGGCACTTAAACTCCTTAGCCTGTCAGTGTTGTTGAACTGTCGCTGTGTGGTGTGTCATGGTTCAGGGTCACCGGCGCATGGTGTGCTGTTCTACCTGGTGTGAAGACAACACCTCCTGCAACCTGTTCTCCTGCGGCTTCGACCGGCAGGCCATCGGCTGGAACATCAACATCCCCGCCCTGCTGCAGGAGAAGTGATCTCCACCGCCAGGCTGAAAGGCCGTCGGGAAAAAGTTTGGTTTCACTGATGTCATTTGAACCACGACTCAATGAGGGATAACAACTTTTAACAGGTGTCTTTTGAGTCTGAAGGTCAGTATCTGAGGGTCATGGCGGCAAAAAAAGGACTTTCCCTCGCTGTCTGCTGCATCTGTCACACTCGTTAAATCACCACTGCCAAAATACACACGAGTGTGTGCAATTGGCATGGAAATGATTCTTCAccaaaaattaaacacaacaaaatcttCTACACTGGTGACACAAATTACAGAAACGGAACACAAGAAGCTCCTCTAAGGTCAGCGAGGAGCTGCACATATCTAACCAGGAAGAGTCCGAcgctttaaaaaacaaatccagtccATCTGTTCTAACTTCAGCTTTAGCTTCTGCTC
It contains:
- the LOC115058275 gene encoding WD repeat-containing protein 37 isoform X1, giving the protein MPVESGSSAAARQAKQKRKSHSLSIRRTNSTEQDRSGLQRDMLEGQDTKLPLSLRNNLLDLFSQIEREFENLYIENLELRKEIETLNDRLTAEGQTFEGADLAKGALKTKASHSTSQLSQKLKTTYKASTSKIVSSFKATTSRAVCQLVREYVGHRDGIWDLSVTRTQPVVLGTASADHTAMLWSIETGKCLLKYLGHQGSVNSIKFHPTEQMALTASGDQTAHIWRYMVQLPTPQPVADMSQQTPCEDDVDFSDKDEADGEVEGPNDCPSVRVATTTLRSHQGVVIAADWLVGGKQVVTASWDRAANLYDVETSELVHSLTGHDQELTHCCTHPTQRLVVTSSRDTTFRLWDFRDPSIHSVNVFQGHTDTVTSAVFTVGDNVVSGSDDRTVKVWDLKNMRSPIATIRTDSAVNRISVSVSQRIIALPHDNRQVRLFDMSGVRLARLPRSNRQGHRRMVCCSTWCEDNTSCNLFSCGFDRQAIGWNINIPALLQEK
- the LOC115058275 gene encoding WD repeat-containing protein 37 isoform X2 — encoded protein: MPVESGSSAAARQAKQKRKSHSLSIRRTNSTEQDRSGLQRDMLEGQDTKLPLSLRNNLLDLFSQIEREFENLYIENLELRKEIETLNDRLTAEGQTFEGADLAKGALKTKASHSTSQLSQKLKTTYKASTSKIVSSFKATTSRAVCQLVREYVGHRDGIWDLSVTRTQPVVLGTASADHTAMLWSIETGKCLLKYLGHQGSVNSIKFHPTEQMALTASGDQTAHIWRYMVQLPTPQPVADMSQTPCEDDVDFSDKDEADGEVEGPNDCPSVRVATTTLRSHQGVVIAADWLVGGKQVVTASWDRAANLYDVETSELVHSLTGHDQELTHCCTHPTQRLVVTSSRDTTFRLWDFRDPSIHSVNVFQGHTDTVTSAVFTVGDNVVSGSDDRTVKVWDLKNMRSPIATIRTDSAVNRISVSVSQRIIALPHDNRQVRLFDMSGVRLARLPRSNRQGHRRMVCCSTWCEDNTSCNLFSCGFDRQAIGWNINIPALLQEK
- the LOC115058275 gene encoding WD repeat-containing protein 37 isoform X3, coding for MPVESGSSAAARQAKQKRKSHSLSIRRTNSTEQDRSGLQRDMLEGQDTKLPLSLRNNLLDLFSQIEREFENLYIENLELRKEIETLNDRLTAEGQTFEGADLAKGALKTKASHSTSQLSQKLKTTYKASTSKIVSSFKATTSRAVCQLVREYVGHRDGIWDLSVTRTQPVVLGTASADHTAMLWSIETGKCLLKYLGHQGSVNSIKFHPTEQMALTASGDQTAHIWRYMVQLPTPQPVADMSTPCEDDVDFSDKDEADGEVEGPNDCPSVRVATTTLRSHQGVVIAADWLVGGKQVVTASWDRAANLYDVETSELVHSLTGHDQELTHCCTHPTQRLVVTSSRDTTFRLWDFRDPSIHSVNVFQGHTDTVTSAVFTVGDNVVSGSDDRTVKVWDLKNMRSPIATIRTDSAVNRISVSVSQRIIALPHDNRQVRLFDMSGVRLARLPRSNRQGHRRMVCCSTWCEDNTSCNLFSCGFDRQAIGWNINIPALLQEK